One Deltaproteobacteria bacterium genomic region harbors:
- the leuD gene encoding 3-isopropylmalate dehydratase small subunit (catalyzes the isomerization between 2-isopropylmalate and 3-isopropylmalate in leucine biosynthesis), whose protein sequence is MGDRGERGALGAPEPRLPVLTGRVWAFADDLAAEDILPARFATLAPAEAARRLFADLDAGLAARLAPGDVLVGGQNLGWGAGGPAAARALAAAGVIAVVAGSCAAGFADAVLAAGLPALEVDAPAIFHTGQRLRLNLEGGVIANLSSGDRLPVRNLSEELLQALRARLGR, encoded by the coding sequence ATGGGCGATCGCGGCGAACGCGGAGCGCTAGGGGCCCCCGAGCCGCGCCTGCCCGTCCTCACCGGCCGGGTGTGGGCCTTCGCCGACGATCTGGCGGCCGAGGACATCCTCCCGGCGCGCTTCGCGACGCTCGCACCCGCCGAGGCGGCGCGCCGGCTGTTCGCCGACCTCGACGCCGGCCTCGCTGCCCGCTTGGCGCCCGGCGACGTGCTCGTCGGCGGGCAGAATCTGGGGTGGGGCGCCGGTGGCCCGGCCGCCGCGCGCGCGCTGGCCGCCGCGGGCGTGATCGCCGTCGTCGCCGGCAGCTGCGCCGCAGGATTTGCCGACGCGGTGCTCGCCGCCGGCCTTCCGGCCCTCGAGGTGGACGCGCCGGCCATCTTCCACACCGGCCAGCGCCTGCGGCTCAACCTCGAGGGCGGCGTGATCGCCAACCTCTCGAGCGGCGATCGGCTCCCGGTGCGCAACCTGTCCGAGGAGCTGCTCCAGGCGCTGCGCGCGCGCCTCGGGCGCTGA
- a CDS encoding type II toxin-antitoxin system VapC family toxin, which produces MKPGALVLLDSSAVLAALDASDTHHARALRASTDLARLRCRLFQTTFLRVETHALLLARLGADAARQWLSAPASPTVRPEPADEVRGERIVIRYRDKDFSLCDAIAFAVMDRLRARTAFTFDRHFRQYGFDTIP; this is translated from the coding sequence CTGAAGCCGGGCGCGCTGGTCCTCCTCGATTCGAGCGCCGTCCTCGCGGCGCTCGACGCGTCCGACACGCACCACGCCCGCGCGCTTCGCGCCTCGACCGACCTCGCGCGACTGCGCTGCCGCCTGTTCCAGACGACCTTCCTGCGGGTGGAAACGCATGCCCTGTTGCTCGCCCGGCTCGGGGCCGACGCGGCCCGTCAGTGGCTCTCCGCTCCGGCATCGCCCACCGTGCGCCCCGAGCCTGCGGACGAGGTACGGGGCGAGAGGATCGTGATCCGCTACCGCGACAAGGACTTCAGCCTCTGCGACGCGATCGCCTTCGCGGTGATGGATCGCCTGCGGGCGCGGACCGCGTTCACGTTCGACCGGCACTTCCGTCAGTACGGCTTCGACACGATCCCATAG
- a CDS encoding helix-turn-helix domain-containing protein, whose translation MAVRWLTPAEAARKLGVSESTVWRFLRREQLPSVKLGGRRRIPAGAVGRLVRPLRPVKAEDIPPLTLESPLFSLAGRFRSTAAGPGASDKHRHLGTKR comes from the coding sequence ATGGCGGTCCGATGGCTCACACCGGCCGAAGCAGCACGGAAGCTCGGGGTCTCGGAGAGTACGGTCTGGCGCTTCCTCCGGCGCGAGCAGCTGCCGAGCGTCAAGCTCGGCGGCCGCCGTCGCATCCCCGCCGGCGCCGTCGGCCGGCTGGTCCGTCCCCTTCGCCCCGTGAAGGCCGAGGACATCCCGCCGCTGACGCTCGAAAGCCCCCTCTTCTCGCTCGCGGGGCGATTCCGTAGCACGGCCGCCGGCCCAGGCGCGTCCGACAAGCACCGCCACCTCGGGACAAAGCGCTGA
- a CDS encoding insulinase family protein, which produces MNRDRAAHGERGVSWRLREPERFRQGALRVLYDPVPGPLTAIALAVRAGSRFDGPHPGIAHMTEHMLFQGTGQLDQAALNRRAGELGGEHDADTGYEDIALHFEVFNEDVEDALGLFAEQCFHSTVPADRLAKEQRVVIDEIRGRQEDPGNYVHERAWARFFGEPLGHPVCGTITSVKQITRDAVRAFIGRHFVPANMVLALVGGVGRDRIRRALRRAFPGDGNPPRIRARRARTDGTGLLSLRRRELSQAYLVRLMAAPSDPRGVLALSMAVEIMGADPDARLFQEIRERLGLGYDLSAAVEQGPDWAVAVLAASAARDEERRLRETLDRTCRDAAGGFAAEELARARKKVRYRFARLADSRLERAIGHAARAACAQPSLVATERLIASLRPAEVEDAWRRALAAPSLTAVLRG; this is translated from the coding sequence ATGAACCGGGACCGTGCTGCGCACGGGGAGAGGGGCGTGAGCTGGCGGCTGCGCGAGCCGGAGCGCTTCCGGCAGGGAGCGCTCCGGGTGCTCTACGATCCGGTGCCCGGACCCCTCACGGCGATCGCGCTCGCCGTCCGCGCCGGCTCGCGCTTCGACGGGCCCCACCCGGGCATCGCCCACATGACCGAGCACATGCTCTTCCAGGGCACGGGGCAGCTCGATCAGGCGGCGCTCAACCGGCGCGCCGGCGAGCTCGGCGGCGAGCACGACGCCGACACCGGCTACGAGGACATCGCGCTCCACTTCGAGGTCTTCAACGAGGACGTCGAAGACGCGCTCGGCCTGTTCGCCGAGCAGTGCTTCCACTCGACCGTCCCGGCCGACCGCCTCGCCAAGGAGCAGCGCGTCGTGATCGACGAGATCCGCGGCCGGCAGGAAGACCCGGGCAACTACGTCCACGAGCGGGCGTGGGCGCGCTTCTTCGGCGAGCCGCTCGGCCATCCGGTGTGCGGCACGATCACCAGCGTCAAGCAGATCACCCGCGACGCCGTCCGAGCCTTCATCGGCCGTCACTTCGTCCCCGCCAACATGGTCCTCGCGCTGGTGGGCGGCGTGGGGCGCGACCGGATCCGCCGCGCGCTGCGGCGGGCGTTTCCCGGCGACGGCAACCCGCCGCGCATCCGGGCGCGACGTGCGCGCACCGACGGGACCGGGCTCCTCAGCCTGCGCCGGCGAGAGCTCTCGCAGGCCTACCTCGTCCGTTTGATGGCCGCGCCGAGCGACCCGCGCGGCGTGCTCGCGCTGTCGATGGCGGTCGAGATCATGGGCGCGGACCCCGACGCGCGCCTCTTCCAGGAGATCCGCGAGCGGCTCGGGCTCGGCTACGACCTGAGCGCCGCCGTCGAGCAGGGCCCCGACTGGGCGGTGGCGGTGCTGGCGGCGAGTGCGGCGCGCGACGAGGAGCGCCGGCTGCGCGAGACGCTGGACCGGACGTGTCGCGACGCCGCGGGCGGCTTCGCCGCCGAGGAGCTCGCCCGGGCGCGCAAGAAGGTCCGCTATCGCTTCGCGCGGCTCGCGGACTCGCGGCTCGAGCGGGCCATCGGCCACGCCGCGCGTGCCGCGTGCGCGCAGCCCTCGCTGGTGGCGACCGAGCGTCTGATCGCGTCGCTCCGGCCCGCGGAGGTGGAGGACGCCTGGCGCCGCGCGCTCGCCGCGCCGAGCCTGACGGCCGTGCTCCGCGGGTGA
- a CDS encoding FAD-binding oxidoreductase — protein MLEGLRATCPTLALDTAPDACEAASVDALNPFRARPDFVAVRALAVAEPADAGELSAVVRSAAAEGVPLVARGGGSGLMGAAAVVRPAVVVDLRRMNAVAIDADACLVRAGAGATLASVEEALVPHGLMLGHDPWTVGVATVGGAIGTNGLGYLGARAGSIAAQVQALEAVLADGRIVRTRPSPARSVGLDPARLLVGTEGTLGIVTEATLAVLPRPEERLVRGYRMPSFEAGVAVAARCRRTGIRIASLDVSAEDLPPAPASLLIVFDGLRGEAHLHAERALALVHAAGGEASSDAEAAEKWAARHAIAERWAASRNARAGGWLRGGQFDYAHVGVPLAALGEVRAAAHALIRRHRLGLVEEGLWHWPELYSVVVTGPVDAAAGVRETVEGVLRAAQDAGGTMEYCHGVGWKLAHLMEREHGAAGLDVLRRVKAALDPAGILNPGKDGL, from the coding sequence ATGTTGGAAGGGCTTCGCGCCACGTGCCCGACGCTCGCGCTCGACACGGCGCCGGACGCCTGCGAGGCGGCGAGCGTCGACGCGCTCAATCCGTTCCGGGCGCGGCCCGACTTCGTGGCCGTCCGCGCGCTGGCGGTGGCCGAGCCCGCGGACGCGGGCGAGCTGTCGGCGGTGGTGCGCTCGGCAGCCGCGGAGGGCGTGCCGCTCGTCGCGCGTGGCGGCGGCAGCGGGCTCATGGGCGCGGCGGCGGTCGTGCGGCCCGCGGTCGTCGTCGACTTGCGGCGGATGAACGCCGTGGCGATCGACGCCGATGCGTGCCTGGTGCGCGCCGGAGCGGGCGCGACGCTCGCGAGCGTCGAAGAGGCGCTCGTGCCCCACGGTCTGATGCTCGGCCACGACCCGTGGACCGTCGGCGTGGCGACCGTCGGCGGCGCGATCGGCACCAACGGACTCGGCTACCTCGGAGCGCGTGCCGGAAGCATCGCCGCGCAGGTGCAGGCGCTCGAGGCGGTGCTGGCCGACGGGCGCATCGTGCGCACCCGGCCGTCGCCGGCGCGCTCCGTGGGTCTCGACCCGGCGCGCCTGCTGGTCGGCACCGAGGGAACGCTCGGCATCGTCACCGAGGCGACGCTCGCCGTCCTCCCGCGCCCCGAGGAGCGACTGGTACGAGGCTACCGCATGCCGTCGTTCGAGGCCGGCGTGGCGGTTGCGGCGCGCTGCCGTCGCACCGGCATCCGCATCGCCTCCCTGGACGTCTCGGCCGAGGACCTGCCGCCGGCTCCCGCCTCGCTCCTGATCGTCTTCGACGGCCTGCGGGGCGAGGCGCACCTGCATGCCGAGCGGGCGCTGGCGCTCGTGCATGCCGCGGGCGGCGAGGCCTCGAGCGACGCGGAAGCGGCGGAGAAATGGGCCGCGCGGCACGCGATCGCGGAGCGCTGGGCCGCCAGCCGCAACGCCCGCGCCGGGGGCTGGCTGCGCGGCGGCCAGTTCGACTACGCGCACGTGGGCGTGCCGCTCGCCGCGCTCGGCGAGGTGCGGGCAGCGGCGCACGCGCTCATTCGCCGCCACCGGCTCGGCCTCGTCGAGGAGGGGCTCTGGCACTGGCCCGAGCTCTACTCCGTGGTCGTCACCGGGCCTGTCGACGCGGCCGCCGGCGTGCGCGAGACGGTCGAGGGCGTGCTCCGCGCCGCCCAGGACGCCGGCGGCACGATGGAGTACTGCCACGGCGTCGGCTGGAAGCTCGCGCACCTGATGGAACGCGAGCACGGCGCCGCCGGGCTCGACGTGCTGCGCCGCGTGAAGGCGGCGCTCGACCCGGCGGGCATCCTGAACCCCGGGAAGGACGGCCTCTGA
- a CDS encoding response regulator transcription factor, with the protein MKVASPMPVRVAIADDHALFRQGLRSLLALRAGVAVVAETDRVDGLHPMLRETPCDVLLLDLQMDRHSLPDIAALATLPKVVVVTASERAEDALAAIRAGASGVVFKRFAIETLVDAVRTVADGHVWVAPALRATELDAPLPEPLTPREREIVRHVALGLRNAEVAARLAISEDTVKTHLNKVFQKLGLRDRVQLTLYALRRGLIGMHERP; encoded by the coding sequence ATGAAGGTCGCCTCGCCGATGCCGGTCCGGGTGGCCATCGCCGACGATCACGCGCTCTTCCGCCAGGGCCTCCGGTCGTTGCTCGCGCTCAGAGCCGGGGTCGCGGTCGTGGCCGAGACCGACCGGGTGGACGGCCTCCATCCGATGCTCCGGGAGACGCCGTGCGACGTCCTCCTGCTCGACCTCCAGATGGACCGCCACTCGCTCCCCGACATCGCCGCGCTCGCCACGCTTCCGAAAGTGGTCGTGGTGACGGCCAGCGAGCGCGCGGAGGACGCGCTGGCGGCGATCCGCGCCGGCGCCAGCGGCGTCGTCTTCAAGCGCTTTGCCATCGAGACGCTGGTCGACGCCGTCCGCACCGTCGCCGACGGACACGTGTGGGTCGCGCCCGCACTGCGGGCGACCGAGCTCGATGCGCCGCTGCCCGAGCCGCTCACCCCGCGCGAGCGCGAGATCGTGCGCCACGTCGCGCTCGGGCTGCGCAACGCCGAGGTGGCGGCACGGCTCGCGATCAGCGAGGACACGGTGAAGACCCACCTGAACAAGGTCTTCCAGAAGCTCGGCCTCCGCGACCGCGTCCAGCTGACGCTCTACGCGCTGCGCCGCGGGCTGATCGGCATGCACGAGCGGCCGTAG
- a CDS encoding M3 family oligoendopeptidase, protein MNSGTAEPAAAGRATSAAGVTWDLATLYAGPDDARLEADLAEARRAADDFAGRYRGRAASLTPAELAVAIAEYEAIEERGRRPSFYASLLFAADTQDEAAKRLSERTREVWVEVVNALTFFELEVKDLPDERYAALVASRALADCRHWMDGLRKLRPHTLSEPEERVINQKNLTGRDAFARLFDELSASLRFRLTVDGAECELPAAEVLALLYRPERELRERAFSALLEGFAAEGVVLTGIFNALLQDHRLECDVRRFPDPVTPTHLDNEVRTETVEAMMAATERHYGLAQEYFRLKARLLGLPRLKNTDVYAPLGAARVTVAFEEARRQVLEAFDAFDPGFGALARTFFAERRIDAEPRPGKRLGAFCASLGPSANPFVLLGYTDTTRDVSTLAHELGHAIHDRLAARQRPINYQPPLPLAETASTFAELVLTRALLAHESDPAIRRELICTRLEDTIATVFRQNALTRFEMAAHARRRTAWLSAQELGDLWWKENARLYGDAVEMIPAYRWGWSYIPHFIHSRFYCYAYVFGELLVLALYQRYQDEGRAFVPGYLELLAAGGSEAPDVLLRRLDVDVDDPAFWDRGFAVIASLLAELRATMAPALS, encoded by the coding sequence ATGAATTCGGGCACGGCCGAGCCCGCCGCAGCGGGTCGCGCGACCAGCGCCGCCGGCGTCACGTGGGACCTCGCCACCCTCTACGCCGGCCCCGACGATGCGCGCCTCGAGGCAGACCTCGCCGAGGCGCGGCGCGCGGCCGACGACTTCGCCGGCCGCTACCGCGGCCGGGCGGCGAGCCTCACACCGGCGGAGCTGGCCGTCGCGATCGCCGAGTACGAGGCGATCGAGGAGCGCGGCCGCCGCCCGAGCTTCTACGCCTCGCTCCTGTTCGCCGCCGACACGCAGGACGAGGCGGCGAAGCGGCTCTCCGAGCGAACCCGCGAGGTGTGGGTGGAGGTGGTGAACGCACTCACCTTCTTCGAGCTCGAGGTCAAGGACCTGCCCGACGAGCGTTACGCCGCGCTCGTCGCTTCCCGAGCGCTCGCCGACTGCCGGCACTGGATGGACGGCCTGCGCAAGCTCCGCCCGCACACGCTGTCCGAGCCCGAGGAGCGCGTCATCAACCAGAAGAACCTGACCGGACGTGACGCGTTCGCGCGGCTCTTCGACGAGCTCTCGGCATCGCTCCGCTTCCGTCTCACGGTCGACGGCGCCGAGTGCGAGCTCCCGGCCGCCGAGGTGCTCGCGCTCCTCTATCGCCCCGAGCGGGAGCTCCGCGAGCGGGCCTTCAGCGCGCTGCTCGAGGGCTTCGCCGCCGAGGGCGTGGTGCTGACCGGGATCTTCAACGCGCTCCTGCAGGACCATCGCCTGGAATGCGACGTCCGCCGCTTTCCCGACCCCGTCACCCCGACGCACCTCGACAACGAGGTGCGCACCGAGACGGTCGAGGCGATGATGGCGGCCACCGAGCGCCACTACGGTCTCGCCCAGGAGTACTTCCGCCTGAAGGCCCGCCTCCTCGGTCTCCCGCGGCTCAAGAACACCGACGTCTATGCCCCGCTCGGCGCCGCTCGGGTGACGGTCGCGTTCGAGGAGGCGCGGCGGCAGGTCCTCGAGGCGTTCGACGCCTTCGACCCCGGGTTCGGCGCGCTCGCCCGTACCTTCTTCGCCGAGCGGCGGATAGACGCCGAGCCGCGTCCCGGTAAGCGTCTCGGCGCCTTCTGCGCCTCCCTCGGGCCGTCGGCGAACCCCTTCGTGCTCCTCGGCTACACCGACACGACGCGCGACGTCTCGACGCTGGCGCACGAGCTCGGCCACGCCATCCACGATCGGCTCGCCGCGCGCCAGCGGCCGATCAACTACCAGCCCCCGCTGCCGCTGGCCGAGACGGCGTCGACGTTCGCGGAGCTGGTGCTGACCCGCGCGTTGCTCGCGCACGAGTCGGACCCCGCGATCCGCCGCGAACTGATCTGCACGAGGCTCGAGGACACGATCGCCACGGTGTTCCGCCAGAACGCGCTCACGCGCTTCGAGATGGCGGCCCACGCGCGCCGGCGCACGGCCTGGCTCAGCGCCCAGGAGCTGGGTGACCTCTGGTGGAAGGAGAACGCCCGTCTCTACGGCGACGCGGTCGAGATGATCCCCGCGTATCGCTGGGGATGGAGCTACATCCCGCACTTCATCCACAGCCGCTTCTACTGCTACGCCTATGTCTTCGGAGAGCTGCTCGTCCTGGCGCTCTACCAGCGCTATCAGGACGAGGGGCGGGCGTTCGTCCCGGGCTACCTCGAGCTGCTCGCGGCCGGCGGCAGCGAGGCGCCCGACGTGCTGCTCCGCCGGCTCGACGTCGACGTGGACGACCCCGCGTTCTGGGACCGCGGCTTCGCGGTCATCGCGTCGCTGCTTGCGGAGCTGCGCGCGACGATGGCACCGGCACTTTCTTGA
- a CDS encoding alpha/beta hydrolase has protein sequence MPPEVVQDDVEYARPGGQPLLARIYRPQAAQAEPWPLLVDVHGGAWTYFNREVDWYFDSALAADGMVVVALDFRLAPTRYPAAVADVVAGIRWAKAHAPALGARADDAGLIGGSSGGHLLMLAALCPSAPEFSTTPVAGAEGVDARVAYAMPLWPILDPLARYRYLLERRRDPTPPRDALFMPERLIESHEMFFGDEATMARASALRVVEAGEAEGLPPIWIAHPELDENVTLPMTERFVAAYRRAGGEAELEVFPGVGHSFANFPGEAADRCIARMRSFIRRRLESSRSTV, from the coding sequence ATGCCGCCCGAGGTCGTGCAGGACGACGTCGAGTACGCGCGGCCCGGGGGCCAGCCGCTCCTCGCACGCATCTACCGTCCGCAGGCGGCCCAAGCGGAGCCCTGGCCGCTCCTCGTCGACGTACACGGCGGCGCCTGGACGTACTTCAATCGCGAGGTCGACTGGTACTTCGACTCGGCTCTCGCCGCCGACGGCATGGTGGTGGTCGCGCTCGACTTCCGCCTGGCGCCGACGCGCTACCCGGCGGCCGTCGCCGACGTCGTGGCCGGCATCCGCTGGGCGAAGGCCCACGCGCCGGCGCTCGGCGCGCGTGCCGACGACGCTGGGCTCATCGGCGGATCGAGCGGCGGTCACCTGCTGATGCTCGCCGCGCTCTGCCCGAGCGCGCCCGAGTTCTCGACCACCCCCGTCGCGGGTGCCGAGGGCGTCGACGCGCGAGTCGCCTACGCGATGCCGCTCTGGCCGATCCTCGATCCGCTGGCACGCTACCGCTACCTCCTGGAGCGGAGGAGGGATCCGACACCGCCGCGCGACGCGCTCTTCATGCCCGAGCGGTTGATCGAGTCGCACGAGATGTTCTTCGGCGACGAGGCGACGATGGCCCGGGCGAGCGCCCTCCGCGTCGTGGAGGCGGGCGAGGCGGAGGGCCTGCCGCCGATCTGGATCGCCCATCCCGAGCTGGACGAGAACGTGACGCTGCCGATGACCGAGCGCTTCGTCGCGGCCTATCGCCGGGCGGGCGGTGAGGCCGAGCTCGAGGTCTTCCCCGGCGTCGGGCACAGCTTTGCCAATTTCCCCGGCGAGGCGGCCGATCGCTGCATCGCGCGCATGCGGAGCTTCATTCGCCGGCGGCTGGAATCCTCCCGCTCGACGGTATGA
- a CDS encoding zinc-binding dehydrogenase, which yields MRSVWITRTGPPEVLEVRDGPDPVPGPGQVLVRVRASGVNFADVSARLGLYPDAPPRPCVVGYEVAGTVERLGPGLDGDLPVGRRVVALTRFGGYAEAVAVPAPQVFAIPERMSFEEAAAVPVNYLTAVLMLRHFANVRAGDRVLVHAAAGGVGMAAIQLCRIAGAEVIGTASAAKHAVLREAGVTHAIDYRTRDFEQEVKRLTGGRGVDVVLDATGAFRKSYRTLAPLGRLVCFGFSGAVTGLAPNWLAVIPKLVSLPWFHPIRLMNDNKAVIGVNLGHLWDRMDMLRREMLALLADYEAGRIRPVVGKTFPLVEAAAAHRYIQERQNVGKVVLTVA from the coding sequence ATGCGATCGGTCTGGATCACCCGCACCGGCCCGCCCGAGGTGCTCGAGGTACGCGACGGTCCCGATCCGGTTCCCGGACCCGGCCAGGTCCTGGTCCGCGTGCGCGCCTCGGGCGTGAACTTCGCCGACGTGTCGGCGCGGCTCGGTCTCTACCCCGACGCACCGCCCCGCCCGTGCGTGGTCGGCTACGAGGTCGCCGGTACGGTCGAGCGGCTCGGCCCGGGCCTCGACGGCGACCTTCCCGTCGGCCGCCGCGTCGTCGCGCTCACCCGCTTCGGCGGCTACGCGGAGGCGGTCGCCGTGCCGGCGCCGCAGGTGTTCGCGATCCCCGAGCGGATGAGCTTCGAGGAGGCCGCCGCGGTCCCGGTGAACTACCTGACCGCGGTCCTGATGCTGCGCCACTTCGCCAACGTGCGGGCGGGCGACCGCGTGCTCGTGCACGCCGCCGCCGGCGGCGTGGGCATGGCGGCCATCCAGCTCTGCCGGATCGCCGGCGCGGAGGTGATCGGGACGGCGTCGGCGGCCAAGCACGCGGTGCTCCGCGAGGCGGGCGTGACGCACGCCATCGACTACCGGACGCGCGACTTCGAGCAGGAGGTGAAGCGGCTGACCGGTGGGCGCGGCGTCGACGTCGTGCTCGACGCCACCGGCGCCTTCCGCAAGAGCTACCGGACGCTCGCCCCGCTCGGCCGGCTCGTCTGCTTCGGCTTCTCGGGCGCCGTGACCGGCCTCGCGCCCAACTGGCTCGCCGTCATCCCGAAGCTCGTCTCGCTCCCCTGGTTCCATCCGATCCGCCTGATGAACGACAACAAGGCGGTCATCGGCGTGAACCTGGGGCACCTCTGGGACCGGATGGACATGCTGCGACGCGAGATGCTCGCGCTCCTCGCCGACTACGAGGCGGGGCGCATCCGGCCGGTCGTCGGCAAGACGTTCCCGCTGGTCGAGGCGGCCGCCGCCCACCGCTACATCCAGGAGCGGCAGAACGTCGGCAAGGTAGTGCTGACGGTCGCCTGA
- a CDS encoding acyl-CoA synthetase, giving the protein MNLALIFEALAAAYPDRESIVTPTRRLTYGRLAEHARRLASVLHAHGLGCRIERTALENHESGQDHVGLCLLNSPEYLEAMLGAYRARVAPFNVNYRYVDDELLYLLQDADAAGLVYHARYAPTLGRIRDRLPRLRLLLQVDDGSGEPLLPGALEYAAALAAASPAGPPVACSPDDLYILYTGGTTGAPKGVLWRQEDIYFAAMSGQPPGVPPPATIPELVAHAAAGAYLRSMPTPPLMHGAAQWAAFGALHQGGTVVLQGRPERLDPDDLWGTVEREGVNLLVLVGDAFARPLLDGLDRRSYDLSRLFVIVSGGAILSPHLKQALLERVPHATVIDGFGASETGGHGTRSTRAGEPATTGTFSMADTVVLREDLSGALPPGSPEVGWVARMGHVPLGYYKDAAKTARTFPVIGGTRYAVPGDHGRILADGSIVVLGRGSVSINTGGEKVYPEEVEQALRRHPSVYDAVVVGTPDERFGEQVTAVVQLRPDAHATHEELVVFAARQLARYKLPKTTVWVDEIARSPSGKPDYRWARTSALAARGLKPQ; this is encoded by the coding sequence ATGAACCTCGCGCTCATCTTCGAGGCGCTCGCCGCGGCCTACCCCGACCGCGAGTCGATCGTCACCCCGACGCGACGCCTGACCTACGGTCGCCTGGCGGAGCACGCCCGCCGGCTGGCGAGCGTGCTCCACGCGCACGGCCTCGGGTGCCGGATCGAGCGGACCGCGCTCGAGAACCACGAGTCGGGCCAGGACCACGTGGGACTCTGTCTCCTCAACTCGCCCGAGTACCTCGAGGCGATGCTTGGCGCCTACCGCGCGCGCGTCGCGCCCTTCAACGTGAACTACCGCTACGTCGACGACGAGCTCCTCTACCTCCTCCAGGATGCCGACGCCGCCGGGCTCGTCTACCACGCGCGCTACGCGCCCACCCTCGGCCGCATCCGCGATCGGCTGCCGCGCCTTCGGCTCCTGCTCCAGGTGGACGACGGCTCGGGCGAGCCGCTCCTTCCCGGCGCCCTCGAGTACGCGGCCGCGCTCGCGGCCGCGTCACCGGCCGGCCCGCCGGTCGCCTGCTCGCCCGACGACCTCTACATCCTCTACACCGGCGGCACGACGGGCGCCCCGAAGGGCGTCCTCTGGCGGCAGGAGGACATCTACTTCGCCGCCATGAGCGGCCAGCCGCCCGGCGTGCCGCCGCCCGCGACGATCCCCGAGCTGGTCGCGCACGCGGCCGCCGGCGCGTACCTGCGCAGCATGCCGACCCCGCCGCTCATGCACGGCGCGGCGCAGTGGGCGGCGTTCGGCGCGCTCCACCAGGGAGGCACCGTGGTGCTGCAGGGGCGTCCGGAGCGGCTCGACCCGGACGACCTCTGGGGGACGGTCGAGCGCGAGGGGGTGAACCTCCTCGTGCTCGTCGGCGACGCGTTCGCGCGCCCGCTGCTCGACGGTCTCGATCGACGGTCGTACGACCTCTCGAGGCTCTTCGTGATCGTCTCGGGCGGCGCGATCCTGTCGCCGCACCTGAAGCAGGCGCTGCTCGAGCGCGTGCCGCACGCGACCGTCATCGACGGCTTCGGCGCCTCGGAGACGGGCGGGCATGGAACGCGGTCGACGCGCGCCGGCGAGCCGGCGACGACGGGCACCTTCTCGATGGCGGACACCGTCGTCCTGCGCGAGGACCTGTCGGGCGCGCTCCCACCCGGCTCGCCGGAGGTGGGCTGGGTGGCTCGCATGGGTCACGTGCCGCTCGGCTACTACAAGGACGCGGCGAAGACGGCGCGCACCTTCCCGGTGATCGGCGGCACGCGATACGCGGTGCCGGGCGACCACGGGCGGATCCTGGCCGACGGCTCGATCGTCGTCCTCGGGCGCGGCTCGGTGTCGATCAACACGGGCGGCGAGAAGGTCTACCCCGAGGAGGTGGAGCAGGCGCTGCGCCGCCATCCGAGCGTCTACGACGCGGTGGTCGTCGGCACGCCCGACGAGCGCTTCGGCGAGCAGGTGACCGCCGTCGTCCAGCTGCGGCCCGACGCGCACGCGACGCACGAGGAGCTCGTCGTGTTCGCGGCGCGCCAGCTCGCCCGCTACAAGCTCCCGAAGACCACCGTCTGGGTCGACGAGATCGCCCGCAGCCCGAGCGGCAAACCCGACTACCGCTGGGCCCGCACGAGCGCGCTGGCAGCACGCGGCCTGAAGCCCCAGTGA